The genomic region CCTGGCCTTCCTGTGAACCCGCACAGAAAACATCGTCTGGAACGTCTGTTTTTTTGGCCATTCTTCTGATTAGACAGAATGGCCATTTTTTGTTCGTTGTGGGCGTAAACAGACCTCGGCGTCACGGCAGATGGGGAGACCGGGCCGAGAAGACTCCGGGCATGTGGACCCCCGCGCGGGGCAGGTCCTCCAGCATCAGGCGGCAGTGGGTTCTGTGGCGGTTCCGGGTCACGGTGTCCGGACCCGCCATCCCTCTGGACCATTCCGTGGGGCACTTTTTCCTGTGGGGCACCTTTTGGGTCAGGACCCATTCTTCACGGCCCTACAGGTGCGCGCAGCGACTCACGTGCGGCGAAGTTGCCGCAGGCTCAGGAACCCGATCACCAGACTGCCAAACCCGGCGAGGACGATCAGGCGGTGGAGCAGTTCCCCCAGGGCCACGTCCTTCAGATGAAAAACCTGGAAGGTCAATGTTTCGAGCAGATGGGCCGCCCCGAGGATGATGGCGCCGGCCGAGATCCAGGACAGGGCCTTGCCGAACACGCTCCCCAACGTGGAGGTGCGGATCACCACGATCATCCACAGTGCCACGCTGACGAGGATCAGATCCAGAATCAAGTTTACGAGTTCCATGCGTGCTCCAGGTGGGGGCGAGAAGAAGGGGCACATCAGCACAACGACCCCAGCAGGCGTACTCCCCGGAGTGCGGCAGGCCGTCGCTGCCGACCTGGACCCTAGCTGAGCCAGTCTGCCAGAATCCTGACAGACCGCGCCAGAGGCGAGCCAGCCGTCTCGCCTAAACGCGGGGCCACCCGGGAGGATGTCAGAGTTGCGTGAGGGCTGCCCAGGTATCCTGGATGCCATGATGTCTGGTCCGGGTATGGACTCCGGGGGGTCAGCTGCGCCCCCGGACGCTCCCGCCAGGGTACAGGCCCGGCCCGGCCTGACCCTGGCGGCGCTGGGCCGCTGGACGTTGTTTGTCGGGACCCTGCTCACCGCAACACTCGGCATCTTCGCCGTTCGTCTGGGAGACCATGACCGGGTGACCATCATGCTGCTCGCCGATGCCGGCAGCGCCATCAACCGCCACCGCGCCCTCGAGTGGCAGGGCCTCGCTGCCCAGACCCGAACTCAGGACCTCCTCTCGTCGGCGGAAGACAGCCAGCAGCGACTGCAGCGCGTATGGAACAGGCTTGAGCAGGTCCACACCCGGGAACACGCTGGAGTGCTGCTCGCGCTGCGGCCGCTGCGCACTCCTCGGTTCCACGCCGAGGAGACACTGATGCGCCGGCTCTTCTCGGAGCTGCTTTCGGTCGTTGGAGAAGAGCGTGCACTCTTCGGCCCGTCTTCCGCCGACACCCGGAGTCTCGAGATCGAGCGCATCAGCCGCATCTCCGAGCGCCTGGAGATCCTGATCGAGCGCATGCGTGTGGAGCGGGAAATGGAAGCGGAACGCATGCTGGCGACCGCGATGCACCTGTTTCTCCTTACCCTGCTGGCCGGGGTGGGCACCCTGGTCCTCTTCATACGGCGGTTCCAAGACGTTCAGCACCTGACAGGTCAGCTTCGGCGGGACCGTCAGGAAGCGCGGGAACGCGAAACGCGCGATTCCCTCACCGGCGTGTGGAACCGTCTGGGTCTGCAGGCCACCTATGACCTGCACTGGAGCGCAACAGAGTGCATGGTGGTGATGCTTGACCTCAACCGGTTGAAGACGGTCAACGACACCGGTGGCCACGCTGCTGGCGACGTCTATCTGCGCAAGACGGCCCAGGCATTGACGGCGGCCACGCCGTTTCCGGGTGAGGTGGCCCGCTGGGGCGGAGACGAGTTCGTGGTGCTGTTGCCGGGCAGCAGTGAGGACGTGGCCCACCGGCTGGCCCGGCAGGCCATGCACGCCATCGGCGAAGTCGACGGCCTACCGCCCTTTGCGTATGGCCTCGCCGTGGCCCCACCGGCGCGACCGCTGCAGCGGGCCCTGGCACTGGCCGACGCGGCGATGTATGAACACAAGGACCGGCAGCGGCAGCGCCTCAGTCCGGCAACCGACCCGCGCACGGGAATCACGGTGGAGGAGTTCTCGGTGCGGCTGGAACAGCTGGAAACGCCCCAGCAGGTGCTCGGGGTGGGCCTGCCTCTGGTCCGGGATCTGCTGGGCTTCACGGTGGCCATCTACCTGGAACGTGCCGACGACGTCTTTACGCTGCGGCACCTGCTGGCTCCTTCCCCGGCCACCGGGCCGGTGGCCCAGCTGGGGGACCGTTACCGGGGCGACCATGGCCTGCTGGGCCGGGCCATCAGTGGCGGTCAGTCGGTGTGGAGCAACGACTATTCCAACGAGCCCGAAGCCCTGCCGCAGTGGACGGAGCTTGATATCCGCAGCCTGCTGCTGGTTCCGGTGCGCTGCCGCGCACAGGTGCAGGGTGTGCTGGGTCTGGCACAGTTGCAGACCTGGCAAGCCGTCACTCCGCAGGCGCGGCGGCTGCTCGAGGCTGTGGCCGGTCGGCTCGGCCACGCCATGGAGCAGGAACGGGCGGTAGACGCGGCCCGACGAAGCCTGTGGGGTGGACTCTTTGCCCTGGGTGTGGCGCTTGAGGAGCGTGATCTGGAGACTGCCGGGCACACCGAGCGGGTTCTGACGCAGGCCCAGGCGGTGGGCCGTCACCTGGGGCTGACGCGGGAGGCGCTCGACGCCCTGAGCCAGGGAGCGTTCCTGCACGACATCGGCAAGCTCACCATCCCCGACGCCATTCTGAGAAAACCCGGCCCCCTCACGCCAGAGGAATGGACCGTCATGAAAACGCATGCACAGCGCGGACATGACATTGCCCGGCGACTGCCCGACCTGCCCCCGGCCACCTTGACGGTGGTGCGCAGCCACCACGAACGCTGGAACGGTGAGGGCTATCCGGACGGTCTGGTCGGCGACGCGATTCCCCTGGAGGCGCGGATCTTCGCGGTGTGCGACGTGTACGACGCCCTGACCCACGCCCGCCCTTACAAGGCCGCGTGGACACCGGCGGCGGCGCTCGCCGAGATCGAGGCCCAGCGGGGCAGGCATTTCGATCCGGCGGTCGTGGACGCCTTTGTGGCGATGTTCGCTCCGTGCGGTCCTCTGGCGTCACCCGCCGCACCGCCGCACGGCGCCGCAGAAAGTCCTGCACAAAGAATGCCCGGGAGGTGACGTTCTGCAGTTCTCAAGCCGGAACACCACGAATCATCTTTTCACCTAACAGGTCTTAGGTGAAAAGATGATTCGTGGTGCGGTACCGGATCGCCGGCCTCCTGTGAACCAGCTCATCACTCGGCGTGCACCTGGGTTGCGTCCGGAGTGTCCCCGGCGGGCCGCGCCCGGGTCCGGCTCCAGGCGGCGCGCACCTCTGCGAACACTGCGGCATTCAACCGGCGCACAGTTTCCCAGTCCGCTTGCCTGGTGGGAAAGTGCCGCTCGAGGCGCTGCTGCACGAACCCGGTCAGCAGCGCCTCGGTGGCCAGCCGGTGTTCCGGGGAGGGTCCCGGCTCCAGCCAGCGCATGGTCCGCGTGAGGGCCCAGGCGTACACCGCCCGGTCCTGTTCCTGCAACACATTCAGCCGCCCGATCATGTTCAGCAGGTGCCCCGAGTGAAGTCCCTGTCTGTTCCGGGGCAGCAGTCCGCCGAAAAAGCCGCCCACATCCTGGTAAGTCGCGAGGGCCAGGAGGCGGGAAAGCGTGTATGGCGTTCCAGGCAGCGTGAAGGCACCGTATTCCAGAGGGATGCCTTCCCTGCGCCGGTCCGGTGGAGGGACCTGCGGCAGCTTCAGTCCTGTTCCAGCAGAAAGCCCCGGACCTGACCCAGTCCTCCGGTGTTCAGGAGCACCCGGCCGGTGGACCGGTGAATCAGCGCCGGCGTGCTGCGAACGCCACTGCTCTCCGTCAGCGCGGCAAATGCTCTTGGCTGCTGCTGGCGGTGCACGACCTCGATCTGGGCGTCAAACTGGCCCTTCAGGGGTCTGGCGAGCATCAACTTCAGGCGCTCGCAGCTGGGGCAGTGATCCTGGGTCAGCAGCACAAAGGGCGCGGTGGGGCTCCGGGTCTCAGCCATGGCCCACCTGCACACTGGGCTGAAGATCAGGAAAGCCCCCCGCCCACAGCGCGTCAATGTCGGCGTCCGTGAGCGGCTCCGTCGCGATTTTGCTGTAGTTGCTGCCCTTGGCGCTGAAGAAGTCGTGGGTGGTGCCGCGCGTCTGAATGCCGTTATGAACCACCGGATGGATGGCCTCGTCGGAGAAACTCCGTTCCAGGCCCAGGTTGTCGGCCAGCACGTTGAAGTTGAAGCGGATGAAGCGCCCCACCTCCCCGGCGAGGTTCAGGTCCGCGTACAGGACCTGGGTATAGGCCAGTTCATTTCTGTACAGCGTCTGCAGGGTCTCGGCGTACCACGCCCTGGCATATGCCTGTTCGGGTCCACCCATCGCATTGAACTTCTCCTGGGCCAGCAGCGCCACGTACACGCCGTGCAGCGCCTCATCCAGGATGATCAGGTTGAAGATCTCGCCGGCCGAGACCATGCGGCCCTGCCCGGCCAGGTACAGCGGATAGAAGAACCCGCTGTAGAACAGCGCCGTTTCCAGCATGCACGACACCACCAGTTTCTTCCACAGCCCCAGGGTGGACACGTCGGGGTCCTGGAACACACCCTGAATAAAGGCGATTTTGAACTGCAACTGTGGCTGGGTCCGCACCCATTCGAAGACCTCACGCTCCTCGGTACTCGTCAGGAAGGTCTTGTTCATCATCGAGTACGAGCGGGCGTGGATGTCCTCCATCATGCCCTGAAACTGCAGCGTCGCCTTGCGGATGTGGCCGTCCACCAGACCGCGCAGCGCGGGCATGCCCACCTCGCCCTGCAGGGTGTCCAGCGCGTTCAGACCCGCCGAGGCGTGGATGTACGTCCAGCGTTCGGCGCTGCTGAGGGTCTTCCAGACCAGGGCGTCGTTGCTCAGCGGGATTTCCTCGGGAAACCACAACTGCGAGGTGTATTTCTCGTAGAAGGTGGCCGAGAAGCTGTCCTCGGGATCGGACCAGTTGGTGGCGGAAAAGGGTTGGAACGACATCATTCTCCTTAAACCACGCAGCTCAGGCACTGTTGCAGGTTAGACTTGCGCAGGCGCGTGTAGTACAGGGTTTTTATTCCCAGGCGGTAGGCGTACAGGTAGTACGCCTGCAGGGTGCGGGTGGTAACGTCCGCGGGCACGAACAGCGTGCAAGAAATGCCCTGATCCACGTGTTTCTGTGCGGCGGCCACGGTGTCGAGCACGCGGCGCTGGTCCATGTCGTAGGCCTCCTCGTAATACCACTCGGTCTCGGGACTCAGTCCTGGCATGGGGTAGATGGTCCGGGCCTTGTTGCTCGTGCGTGTCTCCACCCTTTCTGTAATGGGCATGATGCTCGCCGAGGCGTTGGACACGTAACTGATGCTTCCGGTGGGGGCCACCGCCATCACGAACGAGTGGGCCAGGCCGTGCTGCTTGATGTCCGCGACGAGTTGCTCCCAGTCGGCACGGGTGGGCAGGGCATGACCGTCAAACAGGGCCGCGACTGCCGACGTCCTCGGCGCGAAGTCCCGCTCCAGGTACTGCGCGAAGTGTTCGCCGGACTGGTAGCGGCTGCCCCCGAAGCCCCTGAAGACAAAGCCCGTGTCCCGCGCGAGTTCCATGCTCGCCCGGCGGGCGTGGTAGTGCACGGCGGCAAAGAACACGTCCACGAACTCCAGCGCCTCGGGAGAGCCGTAGATCAGTTCATGACCTGCCAGGTACGAGTGCAGGCCCATCGCGCCCAGGCCCACCGAGCGCATCTCCTCGTTGGCGCGGCGAACGGCCGGCACCTCGGTGATGTGGGTGGAGCGGGCCACGTTGTCCAGCAGGCGCACCGCCGTGCCCACCACCCGGCCGATGTCGCCGCTGCCCATCGTCTGCTCGATCACCAGCGAGGCCAGGTTGCACGACACGTCCAGTCCGATGCGGTCCTCGTTCTCGCGGCCGTACGCATGAAAGGAGCTGGGAGTGGTGGGCTGCAGGATCTCCGAGCACAGGTTGCTCATCTTGATGCTGCCGACGTTGGGAATGGGGTTGGCCCGGTTGGCATGGCCCTCGAACAGCAGGTACGGGTAGCCGCTCTCCCCCTGCGTCACGGCGATTTCCTCCAGCACCCGGCGCGCCGGGACGCGCTTCTTGCGGATGCGGGGGTTGCCGGCCAGCGCGTCGTATTCGCGCGTCCAGTCGATGTCGGTGAACTCCCGCCCGGTCTCCTGCCACAGCGAGTGCGGGTAGAACTGGTAGACGTCCTCGCCGGCCCGCACCTTCTCGATGAAGAGGTCCGGAATGGTGGCCCCCACGCTCAGGGTCTTGAGGCGGGCGTCCTCGTCGGTGGCGATCTTCTTGGCCGAAAGCGTATCCAGAAAGTCGGCGTGCATCACGCTGAGGTAGATGGCCCCCGCGCCCGGGCGCTGTCCGGCCTGATCGGCGTACCGGAGCATGTGGTCGAGCATCTTGGCGACGCCGAGTACGCCTTTGGTGACGTTCTGGATGCCGCGCAGGCTCTCGCCGCGCGCCCGCAGGTTGCTGACCTCCACGCCGATGCCGCCGCCCCCCTTGCTGAGTTCGGCCACAAAGGACAGTGTCTTGGTGATGGAGTCCAGATTGTCGGTGCAATCCTGCAGGAGAAAACATGACACGAGGCGGCCGGTGTTCGCCTTACCCGAGTTCATTAGCGTGGGCGTGGCCGGGGTAAAGGTCTGGTTCACCAGATGATGCACCAGTTCCAGGGCGCCTTCGAGGGTGCTGGAGCGGGCCAGCGCGGTGACGGCCATGCGGTCCTCGTAGCGCTCGTACCAGCGGGTGCGGTCCGAGGACATGGCGGCGTACTCGCTGTAGAACTTGTACGCGCCCATGAACGACCGGAAGCGGAACTTGAAGCTGTAGGCACGGTCGAAGACCGCCTGCACCTCTGCGTGGGTATAGCGCTCAAACAGCCCGGCGTCCCATACGCCGCGCTCGGTCAGGAAGCGGATCTTTTCTTTCAGGGTATGAAAGAAGACGGTGTTGGGGTTGACCTTCTCCTGAAAGTAGACCTGCAGGGCTTCGAGGTCGTGCCCGGGCTGCACCTGCGTGCCGGCGAGGACCCGGTTGTTGAGTTCAATCCAGCGTTCCATATCGGTTCTGCTCCCTTAACCACGTTAGGATCCGCACGCGGTCGGCGGCGGTGCCGCCCTTGTTGACTTTTGCGACGACGGGCACGCCGTGCGTCTGGGCGATCACGTTCGCCGCCTGCGCAAAGTTCTGGCCCCAGTGGTACGAGCCGCTGGAGACCACCCCACGCAGCAG from Deinococcus aerophilus harbors:
- a CDS encoding HD domain-containing phosphohydrolase; this encodes MMSGPGMDSGGSAAPPDAPARVQARPGLTLAALGRWTLFVGTLLTATLGIFAVRLGDHDRVTIMLLADAGSAINRHRALEWQGLAAQTRTQDLLSSAEDSQQRLQRVWNRLEQVHTREHAGVLLALRPLRTPRFHAEETLMRRLFSELLSVVGEERALFGPSSADTRSLEIERISRISERLEILIERMRVEREMEAERMLATAMHLFLLTLLAGVGTLVLFIRRFQDVQHLTGQLRRDRQEARERETRDSLTGVWNRLGLQATYDLHWSATECMVVMLDLNRLKTVNDTGGHAAGDVYLRKTAQALTAATPFPGEVARWGGDEFVVLLPGSSEDVAHRLARQAMHAIGEVDGLPPFAYGLAVAPPARPLQRALALADAAMYEHKDRQRQRLSPATDPRTGITVEEFSVRLEQLETPQQVLGVGLPLVRDLLGFTVAIYLERADDVFTLRHLLAPSPATGPVAQLGDRYRGDHGLLGRAISGGQSVWSNDYSNEPEALPQWTELDIRSLLLVPVRCRAQVQGVLGLAQLQTWQAVTPQARRLLEAVAGRLGHAMEQERAVDAARRSLWGGLFALGVALEERDLETAGHTERVLTQAQAVGRHLGLTREALDALSQGAFLHDIGKLTIPDAILRKPGPLTPEEWTVMKTHAQRGHDIARRLPDLPPATLTVVRSHHERWNGEGYPDGLVGDAIPLEARIFAVCDVYDALTHARPYKAAWTPAAALAEIEAQRGRHFDPAVVDAFVAMFAPCGPLASPAAPPHGAAESPAQRMPGR
- a CDS encoding thioredoxin; its protein translation is MAETRSPTAPFVLLTQDHCPSCERLKLMLARPLKGQFDAQIEVVHRQQQPRAFAALTESSGVRSTPALIHRSTGRVLLNTGGLGQVRGFLLEQD
- a CDS encoding ribonucleotide-diphosphate reductase subunit beta; amino-acid sequence: MMSFQPFSATNWSDPEDSFSATFYEKYTSQLWFPEEIPLSNDALVWKTLSSAERWTYIHASAGLNALDTLQGEVGMPALRGLVDGHIRKATLQFQGMMEDIHARSYSMMNKTFLTSTEEREVFEWVRTQPQLQFKIAFIQGVFQDPDVSTLGLWKKLVVSCMLETALFYSGFFYPLYLAGQGRMVSAGEIFNLIILDEALHGVYVALLAQEKFNAMGGPEQAYARAWYAETLQTLYRNELAYTQVLYADLNLAGEVGRFIRFNFNVLADNLGLERSFSDEAIHPVVHNGIQTRGTTHDFFSAKGSNYSKIATEPLTDADIDALWAGGFPDLQPSVQVGHG
- the nrdE gene encoding class 1b ribonucleoside-diphosphate reductase subunit alpha, translated to MERWIELNNRVLAGTQVQPGHDLEALQVYFQEKVNPNTVFFHTLKEKIRFLTERGVWDAGLFERYTHAEVQAVFDRAYSFKFRFRSFMGAYKFYSEYAAMSSDRTRWYERYEDRMAVTALARSSTLEGALELVHHLVNQTFTPATPTLMNSGKANTGRLVSCFLLQDCTDNLDSITKTLSFVAELSKGGGGIGVEVSNLRARGESLRGIQNVTKGVLGVAKMLDHMLRYADQAGQRPGAGAIYLSVMHADFLDTLSAKKIATDEDARLKTLSVGATIPDLFIEKVRAGEDVYQFYPHSLWQETGREFTDIDWTREYDALAGNPRIRKKRVPARRVLEEIAVTQGESGYPYLLFEGHANRANPIPNVGSIKMSNLCSEILQPTTPSSFHAYGRENEDRIGLDVSCNLASLVIEQTMGSGDIGRVVGTAVRLLDNVARSTHITEVPAVRRANEEMRSVGLGAMGLHSYLAGHELIYGSPEALEFVDVFFAAVHYHARRASMELARDTGFVFRGFGGSRYQSGEHFAQYLERDFAPRTSAVAALFDGHALPTRADWEQLVADIKQHGLAHSFVMAVAPTGSISYVSNASASIMPITERVETRTSNKARTIYPMPGLSPETEWYYEEAYDMDQRRVLDTVAAAQKHVDQGISCTLFVPADVTTRTLQAYYLYAYRLGIKTLYYTRLRKSNLQQCLSCVV
- a CDS encoding class Ib ribonucleoside-diphosphate reductase assembly flavoprotein NrdI → MLLAYDSLTGNVRRLARELATAVGTEAVDVRTQTPERAYLLLTYTFGSGQVPGSTRTFLDQHGHLLRGVVSSGSYHWGQNFAQAANVIAQTHGVPVVAKVNKGGTAADRVRILTWLREQNRYGTLD